The region AGCACCTGCGGATCGAGCAGCGTGTTGGTACGGAAACCGAGGTCGTCTCCCATGCGGAAAAAGACGAAAATATCCGAATACCGCTTCACCATCTCGCTCCACAGCGTCTCGTACAGGTCGCCGATGCGCCTGAACAGATCGGCGAACAGCTCCGGATCGTCGTACTGCATCATGCACAGACTGGTATAGCCCACCAGGTCCTGCGCCGATTCGAAAATACCGTAGCCGCATCCCCCGTATGCCTTCATGCCTTCGGGCAGCGCCTTGCGGATGGCTTCCAGGTGGGGCGTATAGGTATCCCAGAAGATTCCGGGCAGCTCGTCGAACGGGTATTTTTCGAAATCGGCCCGGCTTTGGATCGGTCCCTCCCCGCCCAGAATGGCGCCATGACCGGGAAAAATTTCGCAGATGGCCGCTTCGTAGTCAAAAGCGTCGTAGGTGTGGTCCCGCCAGAAACCGATCACCGTGCGGTAATGCTCCACCAGATCATCCCCTTTCCTTCCCTCGGCGGAAACTTCGCGGCCGAGGACCTTGGAGATGAACGGAGCGTCGATATGGTGTTCATACAGGGGAAGATAACCGGGCCGTTCGTTGTACAGCACCTTCAGAATATTGGTATAATCGGGCTGGAACGGCTCTTTGCGGATGATTTCCATAGGATCGAACAATCTTTAAGGGTTAGACACATTTGTTCGAACCAAAAATACGAAAAATATTCGAATCACTCCCATGTCGTACCGGCAGCCTCTTCGATGGCCGACAGCTGCGCCGAGCCGTCCGGTATCCCGGGACGCTCCTTCTGGGCGGACAGGCCGAAATAGTTGTTTTTAAAACGTCCGTAAAATGTGTTGTTTTCCCAGACGATCTCCGCCTCCGGATCGGAACTTTCGTAACGGACCACGTAATCGGTCGTCCCCTCGGCCGCGACGGCCGTGTTGTTCTCGATCCGGCTCGAAACGACCGGAAGCGTCATTTTCGAACTCCCGTAGTTGACATGCATGGCAAGGTTGCAGTCGACGAAGACGTTGTTTCGGACAACGGCATTCCGGACCTGGAAATAACCGCTCAGGGAAGGATTCTCTTCGCCGCGCACCAGACACAAAGCCGCCTTGTAACCGACGCTGTTCAACCGTTCGAACCGGTTGTTCTCCACGGTATGTCCTTCG is a window of Gallalistipes aquisgranensis DNA encoding:
- a CDS encoding uroporphyrinogen decarboxylase family protein; protein product: MEIIRKEPFQPDYTNILKVLYNERPGYLPLYEHHIDAPFISKVLGREVSAEGRKGDDLVEHYRTVIGFWRDHTYDAFDYEAAICEIFPGHGAILGGEGPIQSRADFEKYPFDELPGIFWDTYTPHLEAIRKALPEGMKAYGGCGYGIFESAQDLVGYTSLCMMQYDDPELFADLFRRIGDLYETLWSEMVKRYSDIFVFFRMGDDLGFRTNTLLDPQVLREHVVPQYRRVISLVHGAGRKFLMHSCGCIFSLMDDLIAAGIDAKHSNEDQIAPFSRWIDDYSERIGLFGGFDMNELILNPYDYVYRKVLEEGTEFRAKARGYGLGSGNSIPEYASVEGFEAMVDAVKEIRRREK